A single genomic interval of Oreochromis aureus strain Israel breed Guangdong linkage group 12, ZZ_aureus, whole genome shotgun sequence harbors:
- the LOC116315343 gene encoding ras-related protein Rab-14-like encodes MTAAPYNYSYIFKYIIIGDMGVGKSCLLHQFTEKKFMADCPHTIGVEFGTRIMEVHGQKVKLQIWDTAGQERFRAVTRSYYRGAAGALMVYDITRRSTYNHLSSWLTDARNLTNPNTVIILIGNKADLEAQRDVTYEEAKQFAEENGLLFLEASAKTGENVEEAFLEAAKRIYQNIQDGSLDLNAAESGVQHKPSTLQGGRPNADNQPAKEGCSC; translated from the exons ATGACAGCCGCGCCTTACAACTACTCTTACATCTTCAAATACATCATCATCG gTGATATGGGAGTCGGGAAGTCGTGTCTGCTGCATCAGTTCACAGAGAAGAAGT tcATGGCAGACTGTCCTCACACCATCGGGGTGGAGTTTGGGACGAGGATCATGGAGGTCCACGGGCAGAAGGTGAAGCTGCAGATCTGGGACACGGCGGGTCAGGAGCGGTTCAGGGCCGTCACCAGGTCCTACTACAGGGGGGCCGCCGGGGCCCTCATGGTCTACGACATCACCAG GAGAAGTACCTACAATCACCTGAGCAGCTGGCTGACGGACGCCAGGAACCTGACCAACCCAAACACG GTGATTATTCTGATCGGCAACAAGGCCGACCTGGAGGCTCAGAGAGACGTGACGTACGAGGAGGCCAAACAGTTTGCCGAGGAGAACG GTTTGCTGTTTCTGGAGGCCAGCGCCAAGAC AGGCGAGAACGTGGAGGAGGCCTTCCTGGAGGCAGCGAAGAGGATCTACCAGAACATTCAAGATGGCAGCCTGGACCTGAACGCCGCCGAGTCGGGAGTCCAGCACAAACCTTCGACGCTGCAGGGGGGACGCCCCAACGCCGACAACCAGCCGGCGAAGGAAGGCTGCAGCTGTTAA